A genomic window from Excalfactoria chinensis isolate bCotChi1 chromosome 18, bCotChi1.hap2, whole genome shotgun sequence includes:
- the EGFL7 gene encoding epidermal growth factor-like protein 7 produces MHRISCLLSGLAFILSATSTDSFARVGRRTCAAEPRSRTAAHTESHVQPVYLPYLTTCQGHRLCSTYRTIYKVAYRQVYKQVPQPVASCCPGWSRTSSYELSCNTALCQMPCQNGGRCAFPGRCSCPPGWMGPSCQTDVDECASQSHGCSQLCVNTAGSFHCACRDGFSLAADHKACQPVVPRPEPGTFSQADPSSEVKEEMKDLKSRVEALEQKLQLVLAPFHNLMPSAPEDVGTDPISRLSHSLQQLDRIDSLSEQISFLEERLETCSCKNEL; encoded by the exons ATGCACCGAATCAGCTGCCTTCTTTCGGGACTCGCCTTCATCCTCAGTGCCACCAGCACAGACAGTTTTGCCCGGGTGGG CCGCAGAACCTGCGCTGCGGAGCCGCGGAGCCGCACAGCTGCCCACACCGAGTCCCACGTGCAGCCCGTCTACCTGCCCTACCTCACCACCTGCCAGGGCCACCGCCTTTGCAGCACCTACAG GACCATCTACAAGGTTGCCTACCGGCAGGTGTACAAACAGGTACCCCAGCCCGTGGCCTCGTGCTGTCCTGGCTGGAGCAGAACCAGCAGCTATGAGCTCAGCTGCAACACAG ctctgtgccagatGCCATGCCAGAATGGTGGCCGCTGTGCCTTCCCTGGAAGATGTTCCTGCCCACCTGGATGGATGGGGCCTTCCTGTCAGACAG ATGTGGATGAGTGTGCCAGCCAGAGCCATGGGTGCAGCCAGCTCTGCGTCAATACAGCTGGGAGCTTCCACTGTGCCTGCCGGGATGGCTTTAGCCTCGCTGCTGATCACAAGGCATGCCAGCCTGTGGTCCCACGCCCTGAGCCAGGAACCTTCAGCCAAGCAG atcccTCCAGTGAagtgaaggaagaaatgaaagaccTCAAGAGCAGAGTggaagcactggagcag AAACTCCAGTTGGTGCTGGCTCCCTTCCACAACCTCATGCCATCTGCACCAGAGGATGTTGGCACAGACCCCATCAGCCGACTGTCCCACTCCCTCCAGCAACTGGACAGAATTGACTCCTTGAGCGAGCAGATCTCCTTCCTCGAGGAGCGGCTGGAGACTT GTTCCTGCAAGAATGAACTCTAG